The Halomonas sp. THAF5a genome segment GAAGATCGCCAACGACCTGCGCTGGATGAACTCCGGCCCCCTGGCCGGGCTCGGCGAGATCGAGCTCGAGGCCCTTCAGCCCGGCAGCTCGATCATGCCGGGCAAGGTCAACCCGGTGATTCCCGAGTCCGCCGCCCAGGCGGCCGCCCAGGTGATCGGTCTCGACACGGCGATCACGGTGGCGGGCCAGAGCGGCAACTTCCAGCTCAACGTCATGCTGCCGCTGGTGGCCAGCAACCTGCTGACCTCCATCACCCTGATGACCAACACCAGCCGGCTGCTGGCCGACCGGGCCATCGCCACCTTCAAGGTGCGCCACGATCATCTCGAGGGGCCGCTGTCGCGCAATCCCATCCTGGTCACGGCGCTCAATTCGGTGATCGGCTACGACGCCGCGGCGGCGATCGCCAAGCAGGCCTACCAGGCGGGTCGGCCGATCATCGAGGTGGCCGAGGAGCAGACCGAGCTGTCGCGCGGCGAGCTCGAGAGGCTGCTCGACCCCGCCGCCCTGACCCGGGGCGGGGTGCCGGAATAACGCTCACTCCTGCTGATCGCGTGCCCGGCCCTCCTCGATGGTGGTCCGGGCATCGCGGTGCTCCTCCCCGTCGGCCTCGGGCGTCTCGTGTTCGTCGGCGCGTGTGGGGCGATAGCAGAGGGTCGCCAGCATCGGGAAGTGGTCGGAGCCGATGTGGGGCAGGCGGCGCATGGCCTTGAGGGTGAAATGCTCGGTCGTGAAGACATGGTCCAGCGGCCAGCGCAGCAGCGGATAGTCGGCATGGAAGGTGCTGAACATGCCGCGTCCCCGGCGCGGGTCCAGCATGCCGCTGACCCGGCAGAAGAGCCGCGTGGTGCGTGACCAGGCCACATCGTTGAGGTCGCCGGCCACCAGGGTGGGCTCGGGATGCGCGTGAATCGCCTTGCCCACCAACAAGAGCTCCGCATCGCGCCACAGCGACTCCTCGCCCTCGCCGGGGGCCGGCGGGCGCGGATGCAGGGCGCGCAGGCGGATCACATCGCCGCTGGGCAGCTTGACGCCGGTATGGATCGAGGGAATGTCATCCTGGATCAACCACTTGACCTCGGGGTCGATCAGCGGCAGGCGCGAATAGAGGTGCATGCCGTAGAGGTTGTCCAGCGGCACCCGTACCGCATGGGGCCACGCGCTGGCCAGGGCGGCATCGAGCTGCGCCTGCCACCAGCCATCGGATTCCAGGGTCAGCACCAGGTCGGGGCGGTGCGTGTGGATCAGGTCGACCAGCGTCTCGGCGTGGCGGTTGGGCGTCAGCACGTTGGCGATCAGCAGCGTCAGGCAGCGCGCTTCCTGACCGGGCTCGGCACGCTTGACCTGGCGGGGCCAGAACGGCGTCCAGGGCAGGATGCGAGTCGCCTGCAGGCCGAGCGCGGCGAGGCCCAGGGCGAGGCTGACCCACGACCAGGGTGGGGCGGTCAGCGGCGCCAGGCCCGCGACCAGGGCCGCCAGCGCGGCGAGCTGCAGTCGCGGGAACTCGCAGCTGCGTACGGGCCACCAGGTCAGCGGCAGTCGGGGCAGCAGGGTGGTCGCCAGCAGCAGGGCGGCGATAACCGTCAGCAGGATGGAGAGCACGAACTGTTCTCCCTATGTGGGCTCCCTGTGAGCGCTCGAAGCAGCGCCTATGAGTTCCCTATCGAAGGGGCGGGCGCCGAGAGACGCCCATCCCCACGATAACGGCCGTGCCTCCCCCGCGGCTAGAGCACCTTGCGGCGCAAGAGGCCGGTCACCGCCTCGCCGACCAGCACCAGGGCGATGATGGCGATCAGGATGGTCGCCACGGTGGGCCAGGCGAAGGTGTCGATTGAGCCCTGCAGGATCACCCCGATGCCGCCGGCGCCCACCAGCCCCAGCACCGTCGACTCGCGGATATTGATGTCCCAGCGCAGGATGACGATGGCGAAGAACGCCGGCATCACCTGGGGCACCACCGCGTAGGCGATCACC includes the following:
- a CDS encoding endonuclease/exonuclease/phosphatase family protein yields the protein MLSILLTVIAALLLATTLLPRLPLTWWPVRSCEFPRLQLAALAALVAGLAPLTAPPWSWVSLALGLAALGLQATRILPWTPFWPRQVKRAEPGQEARCLTLLIANVLTPNRHAETLVDLIHTHRPDLVLTLESDGWWQAQLDAALASAWPHAVRVPLDNLYGMHLYSRLPLIDPEVKWLIQDDIPSIHTGVKLPSGDVIRLRALHPRPPAPGEGEESLWRDAELLLVGKAIHAHPEPTLVAGDLNDVAWSRTTRLFCRVSGMLDPRRGRGMFSTFHADYPLLRWPLDHVFTTEHFTLKAMRRLPHIGSDHFPMLATLCYRPTRADEHETPEADGEEHRDARTTIEEGRARDQQE